In one Funiculus sociatus GB2-C1 genomic region, the following are encoded:
- a CDS encoding radical SAM protein — MPTRNYLFYALTNSVCSKCLVKVEAKIIFRDDCVYLVKHCPTHGHQEVLIADDIEYYKQSLEFIKPGDMPLKFNTPIKYGCPYDCGLCPDHEQHSCLTLVEVTDRCNLSCPICYADSGTEEIFQNSNQYRRHRSLEQIEMMLDAVVANEGEPQIVQISGGEPTIHPEFFKILDIAKSKPIRHLMINTNGVRIAKDRNFCERLSQYMPGIEVYLQFDSFEAAALEELRGADLREVRQNAIAHLNEFNISTTLVVTLKKGLNDGEIGKIIEYALQQKCVRGVTFQPIQAAGRLEGFEHERDRYTLTEVRRSILQQSPYFKPEDILPVPCHPDCLAMAYALKVKGKVIPLTGLFEPNTFVKMMPNSVLYEQNDELKRNIFDLFSTSHSPASSATSLKQLLCCLPMLPVPESITYENIFRVMIVQFLDSFNFDVRSVKRSCIHIVHPDGRIIPFDTFNMFYREGSAGHHLVNNRLA, encoded by the coding sequence ATGCCTACTCGAAACTATCTTTTCTATGCCTTGACTAACAGCGTTTGCTCTAAATGTCTCGTCAAAGTCGAAGCAAAGATTATCTTTCGAGACGATTGTGTTTATTTGGTTAAACACTGTCCAACTCACGGACATCAAGAAGTTTTAATTGCCGATGATATTGAATATTACAAACAATCCCTGGAATTTATCAAGCCTGGGGATATGCCGCTCAAATTTAATACCCCAATAAAATATGGCTGTCCTTATGACTGCGGACTTTGCCCAGATCACGAACAGCATAGTTGTTTGACTTTAGTAGAAGTGACGGACAGATGCAATCTTTCCTGTCCAATTTGTTATGCCGATTCAGGTACAGAAGAGATTTTTCAAAATTCTAATCAATATCGTCGCCACCGCAGTTTAGAGCAAATTGAAATGATGTTAGATGCGGTAGTGGCGAATGAGGGAGAACCTCAAATTGTCCAAATTAGCGGAGGTGAACCAACGATTCATCCAGAGTTTTTTAAAATTCTGGATATTGCCAAAAGTAAGCCAATTCGACACTTAATGATTAATACCAATGGTGTCAGAATTGCTAAAGACCGAAATTTTTGCGAGCGCTTAAGCCAATATATGCCTGGAATTGAAGTTTATCTGCAATTTGATAGCTTTGAGGCTGCGGCGTTGGAGGAGTTGCGCGGGGCAGATTTGCGAGAAGTTCGTCAGAATGCGATCGCTCACCTCAATGAGTTTAACATCTCAACAACGCTGGTCGTTACCCTCAAAAAAGGGCTAAATGACGGCGAAATCGGCAAAATTATTGAATACGCCTTGCAGCAGAAATGCGTCCGGGGTGTCACCTTTCAACCAATCCAAGCAGCAGGACGTTTGGAAGGATTTGAGCATGAACGCGATCGCTACACTCTTACAGAAGTCCGCCGCTCAATTTTACAGCAGAGTCCCTATTTCAAACCAGAAGATATTCTCCCAGTTCCTTGTCATCCAGACTGTTTAGCGATGGCTTATGCGCTAAAAGTTAAGGGCAAAGTGATACCCTTAACTGGGCTTTTTGAGCCAAATACCTTTGTGAAAATGATGCCCAATTCTGTTCTTTACGAGCAGAATGATGAGCTGAAGCGTAATATTTTTGATTTATTTTCCACTAGCCATTCACCCGCATCTTCGGCAACATCTTTAAAACAATTGCTGTGTTGTTTACCGATGTTACCTGTTCCAGAAAGTATTACCTACGAAAATATATTTCGGGTAATGATTGTACAATTTCTCGACTCCTTTAACTTCGATGTCCGTTCTGTGAAGCGTTCCTGCATTCACATTGTGCATCCTGATGGTAGGATTATTCCATTTGATACTTTTAATATGTTTTACCGCGAGGGTAGCGCTGGGCATCACTTAGTTAATAACCGTTTAGCCTGA